The following coding sequences are from one Triticum dicoccoides isolate Atlit2015 ecotype Zavitan chromosome 4A, WEW_v2.0, whole genome shotgun sequence window:
- the LOC119290056 gene encoding protein ACCELERATED CELL DEATH 6-like, giving the protein MLLESKKYLIKQAEQSTGRTPLHYAALFGETEMTELLLEADASPAYLPDNKGSFPIHLAASNGQPDNVLALLRKSGPYYGKLRDGKGRTFLHVAAEAERLGVVMLACQEQGKVASSVMNMQDDDGNTTLHLAALAGNIRMVRALVSIPEVKLNLPNKGGRMPRDLAFKEHSTGSCLYTWNSRYRIHLLLRDACDSIDWRPRIELSWTEFKSALDEMERSQNIVDQSQIIALGSVLITTVTFAAAFAVPGATEQMTIKRAAHRRLPGNTSSTRSSLPTHWHSSALHYPCSFSCMQGWVQT; this is encoded by the exons ATGCTATTGGAAAGTAAGAAATATCTTATCAAACAAGCAGAACAATCCACCGGTCGGACACCTCTTCACTATGCAGCATTATTCGGGGAGACGGAGATGACCGAGTTGCTACTGGAAGCTGATGCGTCTCCAGCGTATCTGCCAGACAACAAAGGGTCGTTTCCCATACATCTCGCTGCATCAAACGGCCAACCTGATAATGTTTTGGCCTTGCTAAGAAAGAGCGGCCCATACTATGGCAAGCTACGTGATGGCAAAGGCAGGACATTCCTGCATGTCGCTGCCGAGGCAGAGAGGTTGGGCGTCGTCATGTTGGCTTGCCAAGAGCAGGGCAAGGTGGCATCGTCGGTGATGAACATGCAAGACGACGATGGGAACACTACACTGCACCTCGCTGCTCTGGCAGGGAATATACGTATGGTCCGTGCTCTGGTGTCAATACCAGAGGTTAAGCTAAATTTACCCAACAAAGGGGGACGAATGCCACGAGATCTAGCATTCAAGGAACATAGCACAGGGTCTTGCCTCTACACTTGG AACTCACGGTATAGGATACATCTCTTGCTGAGAGATGCCTGCGATTCGATTGATTGGAGACCACGGATCGAACTCTCGTGGACAGAATTCAAATCTGCTTTAGACGAAATGGAAAGATCGCAGAACATCGTCGACCAATCACAGATCATTGCTCTCGGCTCGGTGCTGATCACGACGGTGACGTTTGCCGCAGCCTTCGCCGTGCCTGGGGCTACCGAGCAGATGACCATAAAAAGGGCGGCACACCGACGCTTGCCGGGGAATACTTCTTCGACGCGTTCGTCATTGCCAACACACTGGCATTCATCTGCTCTTCACTATCCATGCTCTTTCTCATGTATGCAGGGGTGGGTTCAAACGTGA